A window of Bos taurus isolate L1 Dominette 01449 registration number 42190680 breed Hereford chromosome 8, ARS-UCD2.0, whole genome shotgun sequence contains these coding sequences:
- the LOC618859 gene encoding interferon omega-1 yields MAFVLSLLMALVLVSYGSGGSLGCDLSQNHVLVGRQNLRLLDQMRRLSPRFCLQDRKDFAFPQEMVEGGQLQEPQAISVLHEMLQQTFNLFHTERSSAAWDTTLLEQLRTGLHQQLDDLDACLGQVMGEEDSALGRMGPTLAVKRYFHGIHVYLKEKEYSDCAWEIVRLEIMRSLSSSTSLQERLRMMDGDLNSP; encoded by the coding sequence ATGGCCTTCGTGCTCTCTCTACTGATGGCCCTGGTGCTGGTCAGCTACGGCTCGGGAGGATCCCTGGGCTGTGACCTGTCTCAGAACCACGTGCTGGTTGGCAGGCAGAACCTCAGGCTCCTGGACCAAATGAGGAGACTCTCCCCTCGCTTCTGTCTGCAGGACAGAAAAGACTTCGCTTTCCCCCAGGAAATGGTGGAGGGCGGCCAGCTCCAGGAGCCCCAGGCCATCTCTGTGCTCCACGAGATGCTCCAGCAGACCTTCAACCTCTTCCACACAGAGCGCTCCTCTGCTGCCTGGGACACCACCCTCCTGGAACAGCTCCGCACTGGACTCCATCAGCAGCTGGACGACCTGGACGCCTGCCTGGGGCAGGTGATGGGAGAGGAAGACTCTGCCCTGGGAAGGATGGGCCCCACACTGGCCGTGAAGAGGTACTTCCACGGAATCCATGTCTACCTGAAAGAGAAGGAATACAGCGACTGTGCCTGGGAAATCGTCAGACTAGAAATCATGAGATCCTTGTCTTCATCAACCAGCTTGCAAGAAAGGTTAAGAATGATGGATGGAGACCTTAACTCACCTTGA
- the LOC132345931 gene encoding interferon alpha-H-like has translation MAPAWSFLLALLLLSCNAICSLGCHLPHTHSLANRRVLMLLQQLRRVSPSSCLQDRNDFAFPQEALHGSQLQKAQAISVLHEVTQHTFQLFSTEGSDATWDESLLDKLRTALDQQLTDLQACLRQEEGLRGAPLLNEDSSLAVRKYFHRLTLYLQEKRHRPCAWEVVRAEVMRAFSSSTNLQERFRRKD, from the coding sequence ATGGCCCCAGCCTGGTCCTTCctcctggccctgctgctgctcagCTGCAATGCCATCTGCTCTCTGGGTTGCCACCTGCCTCACACCCACAGCCTGGCCAACAGGAGGGTCCTGATGCTCCTGCAACAACTGAGGAgggtctccccttcctcctgcctgcaGGACAGAAATGACTTCGCATTCCCCCAGGAGGCGCTGCATGGCAGCCAGTTGCAGAAGGCTCAGGCCATCTCTGTGCTCCACGAGGTGACCCAGCACACCTTCCAGCTCTTCAGCACAGAGGGCTCTGATGCCACGTGGGACGAGAGCCTCCTGGACAAGCTCCGCACTGCACTAGATCAGCAGCTCACTGACCTGCAAGCCTGtctgaggcaggaggaggggctgcGAGGGGCTCCCCTGCTCAACGAGGACTCCAGCCTGGCTGTGAGGAAATACTTCCACAGACTCACTCTCTATCTGCAAGAGAAGAGACACAGACCTTGTGCCTGGGAGGTTGTTAGAGCAGAAGTCATGAGAGCCTTCTCTTCCTCAACAAACTTGCAGGAGAGATTCAGGAGAAAGGACTGA